From one Rosa rugosa chromosome 4, drRosRugo1.1, whole genome shotgun sequence genomic stretch:
- the LOC133706418 gene encoding glycine cleavage system H protein, mitochondrial-like — MAMKMWVSSTANALRISGASKAQLSPAFSLSRCFSTVLDGLKYASSHEWVKHEGSVATIGITDHAQDHLGEVVFVELPEPGTAVSQSSSFGNVESVKATSDVNSPISGEVVEVNPKLSETPGLINTSPYEDGWMIKVKPSNASELESLLGPKEYTKFCEEEDAAH; from the exons ATGGCAATGAAAATGTGGGTTTCTTCTACAGCAAATGCACTCAGAATCTCTGGTGCCTCCAAAGCTCAACTCTCCCCTGCATTTTCTCTCTCCAGATGCTTTTCCACCG TTCTGGATGGGTTGAAGTATGCATCTTCACATGAATGGGTGAAGCATGAAGGCTCAGTTGCTACAATTGGTATCACTGACCATGCTCAG GACCATCTTGGTGAAGTGGTGTTTGTGGAGCTGCCAGAACCCGGTACAGCAGTCTCCCAAAGCAGCAGCTTCGGAAATGTTGAAAGTGTGAAAGCAACCAGTGATGTCAATTCCCCAATCTCTGGTGAGGTTGTTGAGGTTAACCCGAAGCTGAGTGAAACACCTGGTTTG atcaATACAAGCCCATATGAAGATGGATGGATGATCAAGGTGAAGCCCAGCAATGCATCAGAACTAGAATCCTTGTTGGGTCCTAAAGAATACACGAAATTCTGCGAGGAAGAAGATGCAGCCCACTAG
- the LOC133706417 gene encoding ent-kaurenoic acid oxidase 2-like, whose translation MDELGFWCLVFTASVGGFGVLALILRRANEWYLVSRSGESLPPGDMGWPFIGNTLSFLYSLKYGHPDSFISNYVKRYGQTGIYKAYLFGKPTIIATAPEVCRKILTDDTQFKAGWPKSTTELLGKLAFMGSSAEEHKRLRKLTAAPISGHKALSMYHEYIKDAIVTSLDEWSKSEEPIEFLTEIRKLTFKIVMHIFLSSEIGPMLETLENDYTILNHGLRSMAINIPGFAYHKALKARKRLVKALQAIVDQRREGKEGNLSGERRDLMDLLLEAKDETGRKLYDEEIIDIILMYLNAGHESSAHATMWATLFLHQNPEYYQKAKAEQEEILKSVSPENGLSFKETKQMEYLSKVIDETMRVVNISLYTYREATTDVNISGYTIPKGWKVMMWFRGIHLNPEIYQDPKEFNPSRWNESKAKAGTYIPFGIGSRQCPGSDLTKLEITTFLHYFLLNYELERLNPGCEVRYLPHTRPEDNCLANIKKLPLSSSI comes from the exons ATGGACGAGTTGGGTTTCTGGTGTTTGGTTTTCACAGCTTCAGTTGGTGGCTTTGGTGTTCTAGCTTTGATCCTAAGGAGAGCAAATGAGTGGTACTTAGTGAGTAGGTCGGGTGAAAGTCTGCCTCCAGGTGATATGGGGTGGCCTTTCATTGGGAACACCTTGTCCTTCCTCTATTCTCTAAAATACGGCCATCCTGATTCATTCATCTCCAACTATGTCAAAAG ATATGGTCAGACAGGAATTTACAAGGCCTATTTGTTTGGAAAGCCAACCATCATTGCTACAGCACCTGAAGTATGTAGAAAGATCTTAACTGATGATACACAATTCAAGGCTGGCTGGCCAAAATCCACTACTGAACTACTGGGAAAGCTGGCATTTATGGGCAGTTCTGCAGAGGAACACAAGCGCCTTCGCAAGCTGACCGCCGCTCCAATCAGTGGTCACAAGGCACTGTCTATGTACCATGAATACATCAAGGATGCCATAGTAACTTCATTGGATGAATGGTCTAAATCTGAGGAGCCAATTGAGTTCTTGACAGAGATTAGGAAGTTAACTTTCAAAATAGTCATGCACatttttctgagctctgagatTGGTCCCATGTTGGAGACCTTAGAAAACGATTATACTATTCTCAATCATGGACTAAGATCCATGGCCATTAACATTCCTGGCTTTGCTTATCATAAAGCACTCAAG GCTCGAAAAAGGTTGGTTAAGGCTCTTCAAGCGATTGTCGATCaaagaagagaaggaaaggagggTAATCTATCAGGGGAAAGAAGAGATTTGATGGATTTGTTACTGGAAGCCAAAGATGAGACTGGTAGAAAACTATATGATGAGGAGATCATAGACATAATCCTCATGTACTTAAATGCTGGTCATGAATCTTCAGCCCATGCCACAATGTGGGCTACTCTCTTCTTACATCAAAATCCAGAATACTACCAAAAAGCCAAG GCAGAGCAAGAGGAGATTCTTAAAAGTGTATCACCAGAAAATGGATTGAGCTTCAAAGAGACTAAACAGATGGAATATCTTTCTAAG GTAATTGACGAAACAATGCGTGTGGTTAATATCTCGCTGTATACTTACCGGGAGGCTACAACTGATGTCAACATCTCTG GATACACAATACCAAAGGGATGGAAAGTGATGATGTGGTTCAGAGGAATTCATTTGAATCCAGAAATTTATCAAGATCCAAAGGAGTTCAATCCCTCAAGATGGAAT GAAAGTAAAGCCAAGGCAGGGACTTACATTCCCTTTGGAATAGGAAGTAGGCAGTGCCCTGGAAGTGATTTGACCAAGCTTGAAATTACTACATTTCTTCACTATTTTCTCCTTAATTATGA GCTCGAACGACTTAATCCTGGATGTGAAGTGAGGTATTTACCTCATACAAGACCAGAAGACAATTGCCTTGCAAACATTAAGAAGCTTCCATTATCATCATCTATATAA